Proteins encoded together in one Streptomyces umbrinus window:
- the murQ gene encoding N-acetylmuramic acid 6-phosphate etherase, with product MTSSADATDAPSHPSHSSPSDLRDVRAELESLTTEAFRPELSEIDQLPTLDIAKLMNGEDATVPGAVAAQLPGIAAAIDAIAERMGRGGRLVYAGAGTAGRLGVLDASECPPTFNTDPSEVVGLVAGGPAAMTTSIEGAEDSAELAVEDLSALDLTADDVVVGVSASGRTPYAIGAVEHARALGALTVGLSCNADSALAAAADHGIEVVVGPELLTGSTRLKAGTAQKLVLNMLSTITMIRLGKTYGNLMVDVRASNEKLRARSRRIVSLATGASDEEIEAALAATDGEVKNAILTILGNVDGPTAARLLEESNGHLRAALAAAPRL from the coding sequence ATGACCTCCAGCGCCGATGCCACCGACGCCCCCTCTCACCCCTCGCACTCCTCTCCCTCCGACTTGCGTGATGTGCGGGCCGAGTTGGAGAGCCTGACCACCGAGGCCTTTCGTCCTGAGCTGTCCGAGATCGATCAGTTGCCCACGCTCGACATCGCGAAGCTCATGAACGGGGAGGACGCGACCGTGCCGGGCGCGGTCGCCGCGCAGTTGCCGGGCATCGCGGCGGCGATCGACGCCATCGCGGAGCGGATGGGGCGGGGCGGGCGGCTCGTCTACGCGGGCGCCGGTACCGCCGGCCGGCTCGGGGTGCTGGACGCGTCCGAGTGCCCGCCCACCTTCAACACCGACCCCTCCGAGGTCGTCGGGCTGGTCGCGGGCGGACCGGCGGCGATGACGACGTCGATCGAGGGCGCGGAGGACTCGGCGGAGCTGGCCGTGGAGGACCTCTCCGCCCTGGACCTCACGGCGGACGACGTGGTCGTGGGCGTCTCCGCCTCGGGCCGGACCCCGTACGCGATCGGTGCCGTGGAGCACGCGCGGGCGCTCGGTGCCCTCACGGTCGGTCTGTCCTGCAACGCGGACAGCGCCCTGGCGGCGGCGGCCGACCACGGCATCGAGGTGGTCGTGGGCCCCGAGCTGCTGACCGGTTCCACCCGCCTGAAGGCCGGCACGGCGCAGAAGCTCGTCCTCAACATGCTCTCGACGATCACGATGATCCGCCTGGGCAAGACGTACGGGAACCTGATGGTCGACGTACGCGCCTCGAACGAGAAGCTGCGCGCCCGCTCCCGCCGTATCGTCTCGCTCGCCACCGGCGCCTCCGACGAGGAGATCGAGGCAGCCCTCGCGGCAACGGACGGCGAGGTCAAGAACGCCATCCTCACCATCCTGGGCAACGTGGACGGCCCGACGGCGGCCCGGCTCCTGGAGGAATCCAACGGCCACCTGAGAGCGGCCCTGGCAGCGGCACCCCGTCTTTAG
- a CDS encoding alpha/beta fold hydrolase translates to MEQLLTVAPDVHLWTEQRGSAGAPPLLLIMGAGASGLGWPEPLVDALAVDHRVIRYDHRDTGRSTWAFEQRPYRITDLAEDAVAVLDGLGVERAHVVGMSLGGMLTQLLVADHPDRVLSATLIGTSALSTAPYTRPDGTRAPVEELPGVSPEVLKIWSHLAEERDREAELDWRVAHWRVLAGGQLPFDAAYFRDLEERIIEHAGGPATSPAHALADDSGMLRTEALATTEVPVQVILAPAEPVFPPPHAQHIAQAIRGARLTEIPGMGHALPAGLLPALATAILSATATPGPQPT, encoded by the coding sequence ATGGAACAGCTTCTCACCGTCGCCCCCGACGTCCACCTCTGGACCGAACAGCGCGGCAGCGCCGGCGCCCCGCCCCTTCTCCTGATCATGGGCGCGGGCGCCTCCGGCCTCGGCTGGCCCGAACCACTGGTGGACGCCCTCGCCGTCGACCACCGGGTGATCCGGTACGACCACCGCGACACGGGACGCTCCACCTGGGCGTTCGAGCAACGCCCATATCGCATCACCGACTTGGCCGAGGACGCAGTGGCGGTGCTGGACGGTCTCGGCGTGGAGCGGGCCCACGTCGTCGGTATGTCGCTCGGCGGCATGCTGACCCAGCTGCTCGTCGCCGACCACCCCGACCGCGTACTGAGCGCCACACTCATCGGGACGTCGGCACTCAGCACCGCCCCTTACACCCGCCCCGACGGGACACGCGCCCCGGTGGAGGAACTGCCCGGCGTCTCCCCCGAGGTACTGAAGATCTGGTCCCACCTCGCCGAGGAGCGTGACCGGGAGGCCGAGCTGGACTGGCGCGTCGCACACTGGCGGGTACTGGCCGGCGGCCAACTCCCCTTCGACGCCGCGTACTTCCGCGATCTGGAAGAGCGCATCATCGAGCACGCCGGTGGCCCCGCCACCTCACCCGCGCACGCCCTCGCCGACGACTCCGGCATGCTGCGCACGGAGGCGCTCGCGACGACCGAGGTGCCCGTACAGGTCATCCTCGCCCCGGCCGAACCCGTGTTCCCGCCACCACACGCACAGCACATCGCCCAGGCGATCCGAGGCGCCCGCCTCACCGAGATCCCCGGCATGGGCCACGCCCTCCCGGCCGGACTCCTCCCGGCACTCGCGACAGCAATCCTCTCGGCCACGGCGACCCCAGGGCCGCAGCCGACGTAA